The proteins below are encoded in one region of Patescibacteria group bacterium:
- a CDS encoding site-specific integrase, giving the protein MQFKEAIDQFSNWRRFKVKVQTVKGYDQTLRQFCLYLRNPQIEDISIHHVMDYLNGMKELGWDQNSFVGKCMALRKFFEFYRLQNYAVLDENLIPIPSKEHKLPRVAKEADYRQLIAAIPVKTTDPRHIRNLAIVNLLWDTGARNGEVLALDVDDLDMERRRAVINTEKSKGRRPFRELFWTQSTNDSIWAWLKKREHLKKTMAFKEPDALFLSICAGQHDTTGRRFTIRGVGEMLRRYSNRAKLPYLNAHSFRHHMGHHIIKSGGSSADVMNILGHSSVQSSTIYTMMTDHELEKRYRGFMNDTPTKERAERIERAERVARVENSVEKFARPVVPLPD; this is encoded by the coding sequence ATGCAATTTAAAGAAGCAATCGATCAATTTTCTAACTGGCGCAGGTTTAAGGTCAAAGTTCAGACCGTAAAAGGTTACGATCAGACACTGAGACAATTCTGCCTCTACCTTCGAAACCCCCAGATCGAGGACATATCAATCCATCATGTCATGGACTATTTGAATGGCATGAAAGAACTGGGATGGGACCAAAATAGCTTTGTCGGGAAGTGCATGGCTCTGCGCAAGTTCTTTGAATTTTATCGACTTCAGAACTATGCAGTTCTCGATGAGAACCTGATTCCGATACCCAGCAAAGAACATAAACTTCCAAGGGTTGCAAAAGAGGCGGATTATAGGCAACTGATTGCCGCCATACCCGTAAAGACCACCGATCCTCGTCATATCCGAAACTTAGCCATCGTGAATTTGTTATGGGACACCGGCGCGAGAAACGGAGAGGTGCTTGCATTAGATGTAGATGATCTGGACATGGAGAGACGCCGAGCGGTTATCAATACTGAGAAATCAAAAGGAAGGCGGCCGTTTCGGGAATTATTCTGGACACAATCAACCAACGACAGTATATGGGCTTGGTTGAAAAAAAGAGAACACCTAAAAAAGACAATGGCGTTCAAGGAACCAGATGCTCTCTTTCTCTCGATATGCGCCGGCCAGCACGATACGACAGGCAGACGATTCACTATCCGAGGAGTCGGTGAAATGTTGAGGCGTTATTCAAACAGAGCTAAGTTGCCCTACTTGAACGCTCATAGTTTTCGACACCATATGGGTCACCACATTATAAAGAGCGGCGGATCAAGCGCCGATGTGATGAATATACTTGGCCACTCGTCGGTCCAGAGCTCGACAATTTACACGATGATGACTGATCACGAATTGGAAAAGAGATATCGAGGATTCATGAACGATACTCCGACAAAAGAAAGAGCAGAGAGGATAGAGAGAGCAGAAAGAGTTGCGAGAGTCGAAAACTCCGTAGAGAAATTTGCGAGACCCGTCGTCCCGTTGCCAGATTAA
- a CDS encoding transposase, with product MKGDIFHIINRGVEKRKIFLTDEDYLRFIHNLKDFNCSDLVTASYHDRRKYEQSLLERRLNTKLDNELVDILCWCLMPNHYHILVQEKIDKGVSMFSKKISSGYTQSFNLKYKRSGVLFQGRSKIIQIENDEHLLFIPYYIFSNPIKLIKKNWKDYGLDNAEKAVEFLESYKWSNYSIVTNNKDYPFVGDRDLFFEIFDTNKEQFRKDFITWLCDSQK from the coding sequence ATGAAAGGTGATATTTTTCATATTATAAACAGGGGAGTGGAAAAAAGAAAAATCTTTTTAACAGATGAAGATTATTTACGTTTCATTCATAATTTAAAGGATTTTAATTGTAGTGATCTAGTTACAGCTTCATATCATGATAGGCGAAAATATGAACAGTCGTTGCTTGAGAGACGGTTAAATACAAAATTAGACAATGAATTAGTGGATATATTGTGTTGGTGCCTTATGCCAAATCATTACCATATACTTGTTCAGGAAAAAATAGATAAGGGGGTCAGTATGTTTTCTAAAAAAATAAGCAGCGGATATACTCAATCTTTTAATTTAAAATATAAGAGATCGGGAGTTTTGTTTCAAGGTCGGTCAAAAATTATTCAAATAGAAAATGATGAGCATCTTCTATTTATCCCTTATTACATTTTTTCTAATCCCATTAAACTAATAAAAAAGAATTGGAAAGATTATGGTTTGGATAACGCGGAAAAAGCAGTTGAATTCTTAGAAAGCTATAAGTGGTCAAATTATTCAATTGTGACAAATAATAAGGACTATCCTTTCGTAGGTGACAGAGATCTGTTTTTTGAAATCTTTGATACTAATAAGGAGCAGTTTAGAAAAGATTTTATAACCTGGCTATGCGATAGCCAGAAATAA
- a CDS encoding DUF1653 domain-containing protein gives MDKIKLGIYEHSKSGKRYEVLGVGKHSETLEEMVVYKALYGEGGIWIRPLEMFLEEVEIDGQKLPRFKYVGE, from the coding sequence ATGGATAAAATAAAACTTGGAATATATGAACATAGTAAAAGCGGAAAAAGGTACGAAGTTTTAGGTGTGGGAAAGCACTCTGAAACTCTAGAGGAGATGGTTGTCTATAAAGCGCTCTATGGAGAGGGTGGTATCTGGATAAGGCCACTTGAAATGTTTTTAGAAGAGGTGGAAATTGATGGTCAGAAACTCCCGAGATTTAAATATGTTGGAGAGTAA
- the pilM gene encoding type IV pilus assembly protein PilM: MFNFRKKLPIGVDISDSSVEVLRLNGKREIVNHARIILPEGIVENGKIIDKEKLVLSLKEVLEKAGGRDVVSSSKKIKVVISLPESKVFVRNFELPIDLKNDDLKQEIMSEINKIAPSGLDTVYWDYVLVSTKKSHHILFVAVPKYLVDEYKEVAELAGLEVIIIDVEASSLGRALLKPLFLKANSMVVDIGTRTSDISIFGRDGLLHLSVSAPVAGSQLTQAVMDKLAKSREESEELKRTFGFNDNGEGHQISVILKNSFEEVLDKIKKAINYYQNNVNGKVEEIILAGGSSSLPGLDEYLEKSLGVKVKIGNPIEKLKNGQILNNREKQSVLFSNVIGLALRGLDDSWRGINLLPKVSGSSIKREVILKYLLSLLVGILILASLGYTFYSHRTKSQNQDVVPLVENSLISATSTDMISDEIDGMSIQIEEEIIKEEVIITNTPTGWLNVRSGPGTSYAQITKVYPKETYSLIEEKDDWYKITIDEKTEGWVISDYATIKSN; encoded by the coding sequence ATGTTTAATTTTAGAAAAAAATTACCAATAGGCGTGGACATAAGCGACTCTTCTGTTGAAGTCTTAAGACTCAATGGGAAGAGAGAGATTGTTAATCACGCTAGAATTATTTTACCTGAAGGCATAGTTGAGAATGGCAAAATAATAGATAAAGAAAAGCTTGTCTTAAGTTTAAAGGAAGTTTTAGAAAAAGCTGGCGGTAGAGACGTCGTATCTTCGTCAAAAAAGATAAAGGTTGTTATAAGCTTGCCCGAATCTAAGGTTTTTGTCCGTAATTTTGAGTTACCCATTGATCTGAAGAATGATGATTTGAAACAAGAGATAATGAGTGAGATAAATAAGATCGCCCCATCCGGATTGGATACTGTTTATTGGGATTACGTTTTGGTCTCTACCAAAAAATCTCATCATATATTATTTGTCGCTGTGCCTAAATATCTAGTAGATGAATACAAAGAAGTGGCTGAACTTGCCGGTCTTGAAGTTATAATAATAGATGTTGAAGCGTCTTCTCTTGGGCGCGCTCTTTTGAAACCCTTATTTTTGAAAGCGAATTCTATGGTGGTGGACATTGGCACAAGGACAAGCGACATAAGTATCTTTGGTCGTGATGGATTGCTTCATCTTTCTGTTTCAGCGCCCGTTGCCGGAAGTCAGTTAACTCAAGCTGTAATGGATAAATTAGCCAAAAGTCGCGAGGAATCCGAAGAATTAAAAAGAACTTTTGGTTTTAACGATAATGGAGAAGGGCATCAAATTTCTGTTATATTGAAAAATTCTTTTGAAGAGGTTTTGGATAAAATAAAAAAAGCCATTAATTATTATCAAAATAATGTTAATGGAAAAGTGGAGGAGATTATTTTAGCGGGAGGGTCATCTTCTTTACCCGGTTTAGATGAATATTTAGAAAAGAGTCTTGGTGTAAAAGTTAAGATAGGCAATCCTATTGAAAAGTTAAAAAATGGGCAGATCTTAAATAATAGAGAAAAACAGTCAGTTCTTTTTTCCAACGTCATAGGATTGGCTCTAAGGGGTCTTGATGATTCTTGGAGGGGGATAAATTTATTGCCTAAAGTATCAGGAAGCAGTATCAAAAGAGAAGTGATTTTAAAATATTTACTTAGTTTGCTCGTTGGTATCTTAATTTTAGCGTCTTTGGGGTATACTTTTTATTCTCATCGTACAAAATCGCAAAATCAAGACGTTGTTCCACTTGTAGAAAATTCTCTTATTTCAGCTACGAGCACTGATATGATAAGTGATGAGATTGATGGTATGTCAATACAAATAGAGGAAGAGATTATAAAAGAAGAAGTAATTATAACAAACACACCCACAGGCTGGCTTAATGTAAGAAGTGGCCCTGGGACTAGTTATGCTCAAATAACTAAAGTCTATCCAAAAGAAACCTACTCATTGATAGAAGAGAAAGACGATTGGTATAAGATAACAATAGATGAAAAAACTGAAGGGTGGGTCATCTCTGACTACGCAACAATAAAGAGCAATTAA
- a CDS encoding NUDIX domain-containing protein — MENNEYLHEVAITAIIIKDGKYLITRRAPDKKKFPGMWTVPGGRMEKSDYLKLPKDTNHHWYNVLEKTLRREVKEETGLEIDNIWYVTSLALIGKDDVPSLIISCAADYVGGEVKLQEEECDEFKWVTLEESKKIRFNRRDIWRAINDRT, encoded by the coding sequence ATGGAAAATAACGAATATCTTCATGAGGTGGCAATCACCGCCATCATTATAAAAGATGGGAAGTATCTTATCACCAGGCGCGCGCCCGACAAGAAGAAATTTCCAGGAATGTGGACTGTGCCGGGCGGGAGAATGGAGAAAAGCGATTATCTTAAACTTCCTAAAGACACTAATCATCATTGGTATAATGTATTAGAAAAGACACTAAGGAGAGAGGTTAAAGAAGAGACAGGTCTTGAGATTGATAATATCTGGTATGTGACGAGCCTTGCTCTTATAGGTAAAGATGATGTGCCTTCTTTAATAATCTCTTGCGCAGCTGATTACGTAGGAGGCGAAGTAAAACTTCAAGAAGAAGAATGTGATGAGTTTAAATGGGTGACTCTGGAAGAATCAAAAAAAATACGATTTAATAGAAGGGATATATGGAGAGCTATTAATGACAGAACATAA
- the gatB gene encoding Asp-tRNA(Asn)/Glu-tRNA(Gln) amidotransferase subunit GatB — protein sequence MEENIIMDKYTLTVGLEIHAELKTQTKMFCDSLNDPLEKRPNVNVCPVCMGHPGTLPVANKEAVKKVLFVGKALGGKLADYSQFDRKNYFYPDIPKGYQISQYKYPLVSGGTLNGVEITRIHLEEDTGKLLHDDDPSSSHVDYNRAGIPLMELVTEPCITSAKQASEFAQELQLLLRYLDVSDADMEKGLMRVEANISLAPLMVDRGGELGLNQSERLVDRTDLQSKSVLGTKVEVKNLNSFRSVLRAIEYEAKRQSEILDKGEKIVHETRGFDEVKGITYSQREKELAHDYRYFPEPDLPPLKISELDFGDMPLPELPWEKRERFKKDYGLADEKILNIFIQEKSIADFLEKTAVILKEDSSVKLAVNYITTDLLGLMKDKGYSFADIKITPENFAKLIRVIKEGSINSRAGKDVLALTLESGEDPEAIIKEKGLTQTSDESALEEVAKEIIESNPNAVADYKAGKENALKFFIGQGMAKTRGSANPKVLEDVFKKLLE from the coding sequence ATGGAAGAAAATATAATTATGGATAAATATACGCTCACTGTCGGACTTGAGATACATGCAGAGCTAAAGACGCAGACTAAAATGTTTTGCGATTCTTTGAATGACCCCTTAGAGAAACGGCCAAATGTTAACGTATGTCCTGTCTGTATGGGACATCCAGGCACTTTGCCGGTTGCTAACAAGGAGGCGGTGAAAAAGGTGTTATTTGTCGGCAAGGCTTTGGGCGGCAAATTAGCTGACTATTCTCAATTTGATAGGAAAAATTATTTCTACCCGGATATTCCTAAAGGTTATCAGATAAGTCAGTATAAATATCCGCTTGTCTCAGGCGGCACTTTAAATGGGGTAGAGATTACTCGTATCCACTTAGAGGAGGATACGGGCAAGCTTTTGCATGACGATGATCCGAGTTCAAGTCATGTGGATTATAACAGAGCCGGGATTCCTCTTATGGAGCTTGTGACAGAGCCTTGCATAACATCGGCTAAGCAAGCCAGTGAATTCGCTCAAGAGCTACAACTTCTCTTGCGTTATCTTGATGTGTCAGATGCTGATATGGAGAAGGGCTTGATGCGCGTGGAGGCGAATATTTCTTTAGCGCCTTTAATGGTGGACAGAGGCGGAGAGCTTGGTCTAAACCAATCTGAAAGATTGGTCGACCGAACAGATTTGCAAAGTAAATCTGTTTTAGGTACCAAAGTGGAAGTTAAGAATTTAAATTCATTTCGCTCCGTTTTGCGCGCCATAGAGTATGAAGCAAAGAGGCAGTCGGAGATTTTAGATAAAGGAGAGAAAATTGTTCACGAGACGCGCGGGTTTGACGAAGTGAAAGGAATTACTTATTCGCAGAGGGAAAAAGAGCTCGCGCATGATTATAGATATTTCCCCGAGCCGGATTTGCCTCCGCTTAAAATAAGCGAGCTTGATTTTGGCGATATGCCTTTACCGGAATTGCCATGGGAAAAAAGAGAAAGATTTAAAAAAGATTATGGTTTAGCCGACGAAAAGATTCTAAATATTTTTATACAAGAAAAGAGTATTGCTGATTTTCTTGAGAAGACAGCAGTCATTTTAAAAGAAGATTCTTCTGTGAAGCTTGCTGTGAATTATATTACGACTGATTTGCTGGGCTTGATGAAAGACAAAGGGTATAGTTTTGCTGATATAAAAATCACTCCTGAGAATTTTGCGAAACTTATCAGAGTTATTAAAGAAGGGAGTATTAATTCGCGCGCCGGCAAAGATGTGCTAGCGCTAACGCTTGAAAGCGGGGAAGACCCAGAGGCTATCATTAAGGAGAAGGGGCTGACGCAGACGAGTGACGAAAGCGCTTTAGAGGAAGTTGCCAAAGAGATAATAGAGTCGAACCCCAACGCCGTGGCGGATTATAAAGCGGGTAAGGAAAATGCCTTGAAGTTCTTCATAGGTCAGGGGATGGCCAAGACTCGCGGCAGTGCCAATCCGAAAGTCCTCGAAGATGTTTTTAAAAAACTTTTAGAGTAA
- the gap gene encoding type I glyceraldehyde-3-phosphate dehydrogenase has translation MAIKVAINGFGRIGRQVLRLASTTPEIEVVAINDLGDVDNLAYLLKYDSAQGKFKHDISTLKGEGSPALIVDGKRIGFFSEKDPSVLPWGELGIDVVVESTGFFTEYNKAKAHIEAGAKRVVISAPAKGEEGVDGNTILMGINEEGLKTCVVSSNASCTTNSVSPVAQIMHETIGVEKAFLNTVHGYTSTQKLVDSPDAKDWRRGRAAAVNIVPSTTGAAISVTKAITELDGKFDGMAMRVPVVSGSVADFTFLAKRKTSAEEIRDIFKKAAQDERWKGIFAVSDEGLVSSDIIGLPHASIVDLEFIKVVDGDLVKILSWYDNEMGYTNSLVKHVIEAGKLV, from the coding sequence ATGGCAATAAAAGTGGCAATTAATGGGTTTGGCCGTATAGGTCGGCAAGTTTTGAGATTAGCAAGTACTACTCCAGAGATTGAAGTGGTGGCTATTAATGACTTGGGAGATGTTGATAATCTTGCTTATCTTTTAAAATATGATTCAGCGCAAGGTAAATTTAAACATGATATCTCTACTTTAAAAGGAGAGGGAAGTCCGGCTCTTATAGTAGACGGGAAAAGGATTGGTTTTTTCAGCGAGAAGGATCCGTCTGTCTTGCCGTGGGGAGAACTTGGTATTGATGTAGTAGTGGAATCTACCGGTTTCTTTACCGAATACAACAAAGCTAAAGCGCATATTGAAGCGGGTGCTAAGAGGGTTGTAATATCTGCTCCGGCAAAAGGAGAAGAAGGAGTAGACGGCAACACAATCCTTATGGGTATAAATGAAGAAGGATTGAAGACATGCGTTGTTTCTTCAAATGCATCTTGTACCACAAACTCTGTTTCTCCTGTGGCTCAGATTATGCACGAGACGATAGGTGTGGAAAAAGCATTTTTAAATACAGTTCATGGCTACACTTCTACTCAGAAGCTAGTTGATAGTCCGGACGCGAAAGATTGGCGAAGAGGAAGAGCGGCGGCGGTGAATATAGTTCCTTCTACTACCGGTGCCGCTATCTCTGTGACAAAAGCCATTACAGAACTTGATGGAAAATTTGACGGTATGGCTATGCGCGTGCCTGTTGTGTCCGGCTCAGTGGCGGACTTCACTTTTCTTGCTAAGAGAAAAACTTCAGCGGAAGAGATAAGAGATATCTTTAAGAAAGCGGCGCAAGATGAGAGATGGAAAGGGATCTTTGCTGTCAGCGATGAAGGTTTGGTCTCATCAGATATTATCGGTTTGCCGCATGCTTCTATTGTAGACCTTGAATTTATAAAAGTGGTAGACGGTGATTTGGTGAAGATTCTTTCGTGGTATGACAATGAAATGGGGTATACGAACAGTTTGGTAAAACACGTTATTGAAGCCGGGAAATTAGTTTAA
- a CDS encoding RpiB/LacA/LacB family sugar-phosphate isomerase — translation MIYLASDHAGFELKEKLQTFLSELGFEVEDIGNHNHEEGDDYPDFIFPAAKKVAEDPENNRAIILGGSGQGEAIAANRIKGVRAAVFYGGPLDIIKLSREHNDANILSLGARFIFENEAKEAVRMWLETSFSDGERHKRRIEKIDKI, via the coding sequence ATGATTTATTTAGCCTCTGACCACGCCGGATTTGAATTAAAAGAAAAGTTGCAGACTTTTCTTAGCGAGCTTGGTTTTGAAGTTGAAGATATCGGGAATCATAATCATGAAGAAGGAGATGATTATCCGGATTTTATTTTTCCTGCGGCAAAAAAAGTAGCCGAAGACCCTGAGAATAACAGGGCGATAATTTTGGGCGGTTCAGGACAAGGCGAGGCAATAGCCGCTAACCGTATTAAAGGGGTGAGGGCGGCTGTTTTCTATGGCGGACCGCTTGATATTATTAAACTATCTCGTGAACATAATGATGCTAACATATTGTCGCTTGGCGCCAGATTTATTTTTGAAAATGAAGCTAAAGAGGCGGTAAGGATGTGGCTTGAAACCTCGTTTTCCGATGGAGAAAGACACAAAAGAAGGATTGAGAAGATAGATAAAATTTAA
- a CDS encoding transketolase, giving the protein MASLLDEKIKFLEEKANNIRRSIVEMLLEAGSGHSAGPLGMADIFALLYFHILKHDPKNPSWPERDRVILSNGHICPVLYAAMAHSGYFPIEELKTLRKFGSRLQGHPHREWLPGIETSSGPLGSGLSQAVGMAIANRMNDGKSDDKWFYCLMGDGELDCGQVWEAIMMAGREKLHNIIGIIDRNNIQIDGFTEDIMPLDSLRDKFESFNWHVLEVDGHNFDSINDAIGQAQAMFSKPSVIIAHTIPGKGVEFMERKFEWHGKPPNKDEAKEALNQLRTLGGKIKSEHE; this is encoded by the coding sequence ATGGCAAGCTTACTTGACGAGAAGATAAAATTTTTAGAAGAAAAAGCAAATAATATAAGAAGATCTATTGTTGAAATGCTTCTTGAAGCCGGCTCCGGTCATTCAGCCGGCCCTTTGGGTATGGCAGATATTTTTGCTCTGCTTTATTTTCATATTCTAAAACATGATCCTAAGAATCCTAGTTGGCCCGAAAGAGATAGAGTTATCCTTTCTAATGGGCATATTTGTCCGGTTTTATATGCGGCAATGGCACACTCAGGATATTTCCCAATAGAAGAGCTTAAAACTTTGCGTAAATTCGGTTCTCGTTTGCAAGGTCATCCGCACAGGGAATGGCTTCCCGGCATAGAGACAAGCTCCGGTCCCTTGGGCTCCGGTCTTTCTCAAGCAGTGGGTATGGCTATAGCTAATAGGATGAATGACGGCAAGAGTGATGATAAATGGTTCTACTGTCTTATGGGCGACGGAGAACTTGATTGCGGGCAAGTATGGGAGGCGATAATGATGGCAGGAAGAGAGAAGCTTCACAACATAATAGGCATTATAGACAGGAATAATATCCAGATAGACGGCTTCACTGAAGATATTATGCCTCTTGATTCGCTTCGCGATAAATTTGAGAGTTTTAATTGGCATGTTCTTGAAGTTGATGGGCATAATTTTGATTCAATCAATGATGCGATAGGGCAGGCTCAGGCTATGTTTTCCAAGCCTTCTGTAATTATCGCGCATACTATACCAGGCAAAGGGGTAGAGTTTATGGAGAGGAAATTTGAATGGCATGGCAAGCCGCCAAATAAAGATGAAGCTAAAGAAGCTTTGAACCAGTTGCGAACATTGGGAGGTAAGATAAAGTCTGAGCATGAATGA
- a CDS encoding transketolase family protein encodes MLNPDQKLNPKLLDKDVEQTPIRFGYGDGLLMAGDENPNIVALCADLTDSTKTSTFSKKFPERFVEMGIGEQSMASVASGMAAMGKVPFIASYAMFSPGRNWEQIRTTICYNNSNVKVAGAHAGISVGPDGGTHQAIEDIAITRVIPRMNVVVPCDAIEAKKATYQASKIEGPFYLRFAREPTPIVTTEESPFEVGKANLLRDDEDPQVVIIACGPSVYNSLMAAEELAKEGIGCLVLNNHTIKPMDEVSVIDIAKKAGRVVTVEEHQVLGGMGSAVAEVLAKNYPVPMEFVGVEDKFGQSGTQEELVEHYGMGINGIKDAVRKVIKLKGND; translated from the coding sequence ATGTTAAACCCAGATCAAAAATTAAATCCAAAACTTTTAGATAAAGATGTAGAGCAAACTCCTATCAGGTTTGGTTACGGCGACGGTCTTCTGATGGCAGGCGATGAGAATCCAAATATTGTGGCGCTCTGCGCGGATCTTACTGACTCCACTAAGACCTCTACTTTTTCAAAAAAATTTCCTGAGAGATTTGTGGAGATGGGAATAGGAGAGCAGTCTATGGCTTCTGTTGCTTCCGGTATGGCCGCTATGGGGAAAGTGCCTTTCATTGCATCGTACGCGATGTTTTCTCCCGGCAGAAATTGGGAGCAGATAAGAACCACCATCTGTTACAATAATTCAAATGTTAAAGTAGCCGGCGCGCACGCCGGTATATCAGTGGGTCCGGACGGAGGCACACATCAAGCTATTGAAGATATCGCTATCACGAGAGTTATCCCGAGGATGAATGTTGTTGTTCCATGTGATGCTATAGAAGCGAAAAAGGCAACTTATCAAGCATCAAAGATTGAAGGACCTTTCTATTTGCGATTTGCCCGCGAACCGACCCCTATTGTTACGACAGAAGAATCGCCGTTTGAAGTCGGTAAGGCTAATCTTTTACGCGATGACGAGGATCCGCAAGTTGTCATTATTGCTTGCGGTCCATCTGTTTACAATTCGCTTATGGCGGCAGAAGAACTTGCTAAAGAGGGGATAGGATGTTTAGTTTTAAATAATCATACCATTAAGCCGATGGACGAAGTTTCTGTAATAGATATTGCAAAGAAAGCCGGCAGAGTAGTGACGGTTGAAGAGCATCAAGTTCTTGGAGGCATGGGGAGCGCCGTGGCTGAAGTTTTAGCTAAAAATTATCCTGTTCCAATGGAGTTTGTGGGCGTGGAAGATAAATTCGGGCAGTCCGGTACTCAAGAAGAACTTGTGGAGCATTACGGTATGGGCATAAACGGGATAAAAGATGCAGTTAGAAAAGTTATTAAATTAAAAGGTAATGATTAA
- a CDS encoding carbohydrate kinase family protein — MYDFIAIGDVVTDAFIELEEKEAEVERDDGLTKICMSFGDKIPYKDVHIVPGVGNSPNAAVSASRLGLKTALVSNIGNDYFGRECVETLKKENLGIEFIKSHEGKKTNYHYVLLYKGERTILIKHEEYAYDLPDIGKPRWIYLSSLGAGSLSFHSVIEKYLNDNPEVKLAFQPGTYQIKFGKDSLAGIYKRAEIFFCNKEEAQKILGNKEGDIKKLLQEVSALGPKITVITDGRNGAFVYNGERFWQMPIYPDPSAPVDRTGAGDSFSSAFTSAIALGFDIPQALRWGPINSMSVVQYIGARAGLLTREKLEENLAKAPVGYEPRLI, encoded by the coding sequence ATGTATGATTTTATAGCAATTGGGGATGTTGTAACAGACGCTTTTATAGAACTTGAAGAGAAAGAAGCTGAGGTGGAGAGAGATGATGGTCTTACTAAGATTTGTATGAGTTTCGGCGACAAAATTCCTTATAAAGACGTGCATATAGTCCCGGGTGTAGGCAATAGTCCGAATGCGGCAGTAAGCGCATCTCGCTTGGGTTTAAAAACAGCTCTGGTGTCAAATATAGGCAATGACTATTTCGGCCGCGAGTGCGTTGAAACTCTAAAGAAAGAGAATCTCGGTATAGAATTTATAAAATCTCACGAAGGGAAGAAAACAAATTATCATTACGTCCTTTTATATAAAGGAGAAAGAACTATTTTAATAAAGCATGAGGAATATGCTTACGACTTGCCTGACATAGGCAAACCGCGATGGATATACTTATCTTCTCTTGGAGCGGGCTCTCTCTCTTTCCACTCGGTCATAGAGAAATATTTGAATGATAATCCTGAAGTCAAACTCGCTTTCCAGCCGGGAACTTATCAGATAAAGTTCGGTAAAGATTCATTGGCGGGGATTTATAAAAGAGCGGAAATATTTTTCTGTAACAAAGAAGAAGCGCAGAAGATATTGGGAAACAAGGAAGGAGATATTAAAAAATTATTGCAAGAAGTTTCCGCTTTAGGACCGAAAATTACGGTTATCACTGACGGGAGAAACGGAGCCTTTGTCTATAATGGCGAACGTTTCTGGCAGATGCCGATCTACCCGGATCCAAGTGCGCCTGTGGATAGGACTGGCGCCGGAGATTCTTTCTCTTCGGCATTTACATCAGCAATCGCTCTTGGATTTGATATACCGCAAGCTTTAAGATGGGGGCCTATTAATTCTATGTCTGTTGTTCAGTATATAGGGGCTCGAGCAGGACTTCTTACCAGAGAAAAGCTTGAAGAGAATTTAGCTAAAGCGCCTGTCGGTTACGAGCCGAGATTGATATAA
- a CDS encoding class II fructose-bisphosphate aldolase family protein, whose product MNTTLKQVLEEAREGKRAVGHFNIANIEVLRGIFNAAKKLNLPVVIGVSEGERDFIGIKQSVALVKSLREEFDYPIFINADHTYSLERVKEAIDAGFDSVIFDGAKLPMEENIKITKECVDYARSANPDVLIEAELGYIGQSSKLLDEVPEGVSLDQLTTPEDARRFVEETGVDLFSPSVGNIHGMLKNAPNPKLNIDRIKEIKESVSVPLVLHGGSGISDDNFKEAVEAGISLIHISTELRVVYKEAMKKSLEENPDEMAPYRIMKPVVSAIEEKVNQRLRLFNGI is encoded by the coding sequence ATGAATACCACTTTAAAACAAGTTTTGGAGGAAGCAAGAGAAGGGAAGAGGGCCGTCGGGCATTTTAATATCGCTAATATTGAGGTGTTGAGAGGGATTTTTAACGCCGCAAAGAAACTTAACTTGCCTGTTGTCATCGGTGTGTCGGAAGGGGAGAGAGATTTTATCGGCATCAAACAATCAGTGGCGCTTGTGAAAAGTTTGCGCGAGGAATTTGATTATCCGATCTTCATAAATGCCGATCATACTTATTCGCTTGAGAGAGTGAAAGAGGCCATTGACGCTGGCTTTGATTCCGTGATTTTTGATGGCGCTAAACTACCGATGGAAGAGAATATAAAGATAACGAAAGAGTGTGTGGATTATGCGCGGTCTGCTAACCCTGATGTCCTTATAGAAGCGGAGTTAGGCTACATAGGACAATCTTCTAAATTGCTTGATGAGGTGCCGGAGGGGGTCTCTTTAGACCAGCTGACTACACCCGAAGATGCTAGAAGATTTGTGGAAGAGACGGGGGTGGATCTCTTCTCTCCTTCTGTCGGCAATATCCATGGTATGTTGAAAAATGCCCCTAACCCGAAGTTGAATATTGATAGGATCAAAGAAATAAAAGAGTCTGTCAGCGTGCCACTCGTGCTCCATGGAGGCTCCGGTATCTCTGATGACAATTTTAAAGAGGCGGTGGAAGCGGGTATCTCTTTGATTCATATCAGCACTGAACTTAGGGTCGTTTATAAAGAGGCGATGAAAAAATCGCTTGAAGAAAACCCTGACGAGATGGCGCCGTACAGGATAATGAAGCCGGTTGTGTCGGCAATAGAAGAGAAAGTCAATCAAAGATTGAGGCTGTTTAATGGTATTTAA